A region of Aliivibrio fischeri DNA encodes the following proteins:
- a CDS encoding sodium-dependent transporter has protein sequence MKREQWGSRAGFILAAVGSAIGLGNIWRFPYMAYENGGGAFFIPYLFAMITAGIPFMIMEFGMGHKYRGSAPRTFAKLNQKYEWLGWFQVMIAAVIAVYYVAVIGWAISYFSMSFSQSWGQDTNAYFFSEYLQLGDNSPSKLGSIQWHIAIPMLLAWAITFAAIFGGVKSGIERASKIMMPLLFIMVIALIGRMVFLPGALDGLNYLFQPDFSKITDPKVWSAAYGQIFFTLSVGFAIMLAYSSYLPEKSDVNNNAFMTVLINCGFSIIAGILIFSVLGYMAQEQGKPLTEVVSAGVGLAFVTIPAAINLLPIPYILGPLFFLALVVAGLSSHISIIEAVTSAFIDKLNWSRRKAASVVCGSGLIISMAFATNGGLLLLDLVDYFINNIALLASCLIELLIMGWLVKLADIRSHVNAVSEFTVGKWFEICLRFVSPAFLVVILGTNIINTLTDGYGGYAQSDLLLLGWGLIAAMLVVGIIINKSSKEA, from the coding sequence ATGAAGCGTGAACAATGGGGTTCTCGTGCAGGATTTATTCTTGCAGCAGTAGGATCTGCTATCGGTCTAGGTAATATCTGGCGTTTTCCTTATATGGCATATGAAAATGGTGGTGGTGCTTTTTTCATTCCTTATTTATTTGCCATGATCACTGCTGGTATTCCATTTATGATCATGGAATTTGGCATGGGTCATAAATATAGAGGATCGGCACCACGCACCTTCGCTAAACTCAACCAAAAATATGAATGGTTAGGTTGGTTTCAGGTAATGATCGCAGCCGTTATCGCCGTTTATTATGTTGCAGTTATTGGCTGGGCAATCTCTTATTTCAGCATGTCTTTCTCACAAAGTTGGGGACAAGATACTAATGCTTACTTTTTCAGTGAATATCTACAATTAGGTGACAACTCACCAAGTAAGCTAGGTAGTATTCAATGGCATATAGCTATACCTATGCTTCTTGCTTGGGCAATTACTTTTGCAGCCATTTTTGGTGGGGTGAAAAGTGGTATTGAACGAGCAAGTAAAATTATGATGCCTTTACTGTTTATTATGGTTATTGCTCTTATTGGTCGTATGGTTTTCTTACCTGGCGCATTGGATGGCCTGAACTACTTATTCCAGCCAGATTTTAGCAAAATTACAGATCCAAAAGTTTGGTCTGCGGCATACGGACAAATCTTCTTTACCCTAAGTGTTGGCTTCGCCATCATGCTTGCTTATTCAAGCTACCTTCCTGAAAAATCAGATGTTAATAACAACGCCTTTATGACGGTACTAATTAACTGTGGCTTTTCTATTATTGCAGGTATTCTTATCTTCTCTGTTCTTGGTTACATGGCTCAAGAACAAGGAAAGCCATTAACTGAAGTCGTTAGTGCAGGCGTTGGTTTGGCATTTGTTACTATTCCTGCGGCAATTAACTTACTGCCAATACCTTATATTTTAGGTCCATTATTCTTCTTAGCACTTGTTGTGGCAGGTTTAAGCTCTCACATATCTATTATTGAAGCCGTTACCTCTGCATTTATCGATAAGCTAAATTGGTCACGTAGAAAAGCGGCATCTGTTGTTTGTGGTTCTGGTTTAATTATTTCAATGGCATTTGCAACAAATGGCGGTCTACTGCTGTTGGATCTTGTTGATTATTTCATTAACAACATCGCTCTACTTGCAAGCTGCTTGATTGAACTACTTATTATGGGTTGGCTAGTAAAACTTGCAGATATTCGCTCACACGTAAACGCTGTATCAGAATTTACAGTTGGTAAATGGTTTGAAATTTGCCTACGATTCGTAAGCCCTGCTTTCTTAGTCGTTATCCTAGGCACCAATATTATTAATACGCTAACTGATGGTTATGGTGGTTACGCACAATCAGATTTACTGCTACTTGGCTGGGGCTTAATTGCAGCAATGCTAGTTGTCGGTATTATTATTAATAAATCAAGCAAGGAGGCTTAA
- a CDS encoding MetS family NSS transporter small subunit codes for METGAIIMMIIGLGITWGGAAFCIRKAMNSN; via the coding sequence ATGGAAACGGGTGCAATCATTATGATGATTATTGGTTTAGGGATCACTTGGGGTGGCGCAGCCTTCTGTATTCGTAAAGCAATGAACAGTAACTAG
- a CDS encoding glutathione S-transferase: MTTLYSFRRCPYAMRARLGIVQSNKTVHLREIILKNKPEAMLQASPKGTVPVLITNKGKVIDESLDIMKWALEGSELLLSATNEMFQLIRENDDIFKSWLDKYKYADRYPEYSEIYYREQGELFLNKLEQRLTTSPMLFSKQYSFADLAILPFIRQFAFVDIHWFRQSKYKNLQRWLFQFIESELFNSIMNKYPTWLDSHQEFIFPEQK; the protein is encoded by the coding sequence ATGACTACACTCTACTCTTTTCGACGTTGCCCCTATGCCATGCGTGCACGACTTGGCATAGTTCAATCAAACAAAACCGTGCATCTTCGTGAGATTATATTAAAAAACAAACCTGAAGCGATGCTTCAAGCCTCACCTAAAGGCACTGTACCTGTGTTAATTACCAATAAGGGTAAAGTTATCGATGAGAGCTTAGATATTATGAAATGGGCGCTAGAAGGCTCTGAGCTATTGCTATCAGCAACAAACGAGATGTTTCAATTGATTCGAGAGAACGATGATATTTTCAAAAGTTGGTTAGATAAATATAAGTACGCTGATCGCTACCCTGAATACTCTGAAATTTACTACCGAGAACAAGGTGAGCTGTTTTTAAATAAATTAGAACAAAGACTAACGACTTCACCGATGCTTTTCTCTAAACAATACAGTTTTGCAGATTTAGCTATTCTTCCATTTATTCGTCAATTTGCTTTTGTTGATATCCACTGGTTTCGCCAAAGTAAATACAAAAATTTACAGCGTTGGTTATTTCAGTTTATAGAATCAGAACTGTTTAATTCAATAATGAATAAATACCCTACATGGTTAGATTCACACCAAGAATTTATCTTCCCAGAACAAAAATAA
- the ptsG gene encoding PTS glucose transporter subunit IIBC: MFKHLFASLQKVGKALMLPVSVLPVAGILLGVGAANFSFLPEVVSHLMEQAGGSVFGQMALLFAVGTALGFTNNDGVAGLAAVVGYGIMVATLKVMATVMGVDGIETGVLGGILAGGVAGWAFNKFYRIQLPEYLGFFAGKRAVPIVTGFASIALGLILSVVWPPIGGAIAAFSDWAAHQNPVAAFGIYGVIERSLIPFGLHHIWNVPFFYEAGSCVNNAGEHVNGIMTCFLTADDASRAAGNGFGQLAGGYLFKMFGLPAAAIAIAHSAKPENRAKVMGIMASAALTSFLTGITEPIEFAFLFVAPVLYAIHAVLAGVAYMLTNALGIVHGHTFSNGFIDFVVQSPRAENMLLLVGLGLVYAVVYYVVFRAVIKAMNLKTPGREDEDDSATKVTGSELAGELVAAFGGKENITNLDACITRLRVSVANVEAVNQDKLKQLGAAGVVVAGSGVQAIFGTKSDNLKTDMNEWISNN; this comes from the coding sequence ATGTTTAAACACCTTTTTGCTAGCCTACAGAAAGTTGGTAAGGCGCTAATGCTGCCTGTATCAGTTCTTCCTGTTGCTGGTATTCTTTTAGGGGTTGGTGCAGCCAACTTTAGTTTCCTTCCAGAAGTGGTTTCTCACTTAATGGAACAAGCTGGTGGTTCAGTATTTGGTCAAATGGCTCTGCTATTTGCTGTTGGTACTGCACTTGGTTTTACAAACAATGATGGCGTTGCTGGTCTAGCTGCTGTTGTTGGTTACGGCATCATGGTTGCTACATTAAAAGTAATGGCAACTGTAATGGGTGTTGATGGCATTGAGACTGGTGTTCTTGGTGGTATCCTAGCTGGTGGAGTTGCTGGTTGGGCATTCAACAAGTTCTACCGTATTCAACTTCCTGAATACCTAGGTTTCTTCGCTGGTAAGCGTGCTGTGCCAATCGTAACTGGTTTTGCATCTATTGCTCTAGGTCTTATCCTATCTGTTGTATGGCCTCCAATCGGTGGTGCTATTGCAGCATTCTCTGACTGGGCTGCACATCAAAACCCAGTAGCTGCATTCGGTATCTACGGTGTTATTGAACGTTCTCTAATTCCTTTTGGTCTACACCATATCTGGAACGTACCGTTCTTCTACGAAGCTGGTTCTTGTGTGAACAATGCTGGTGAACACGTAAATGGTATCATGACTTGTTTCCTAACTGCTGATGATGCATCTCGTGCAGCAGGTAACGGTTTCGGTCAACTAGCTGGTGGTTACTTATTCAAAATGTTCGGTCTTCCTGCTGCTGCAATCGCAATTGCACACTCAGCAAAACCTGAAAACCGCGCTAAAGTAATGGGTATCATGGCATCTGCTGCGTTAACTTCATTCCTAACAGGTATTACTGAACCAATCGAATTCGCATTCCTATTCGTTGCTCCTGTACTGTACGCTATCCACGCTGTATTAGCTGGTGTTGCATACATGCTAACTAACGCATTAGGTATCGTTCACGGTCACACATTCTCAAATGGTTTCATTGACTTCGTTGTTCAATCTCCACGAGCTGAGAATATGCTTCTTCTTGTTGGTCTTGGTCTTGTTTACGCTGTTGTTTACTACGTAGTATTCCGCGCTGTAATCAAAGCAATGAACCTAAAAACACCTGGTCGTGAAGATGAAGATGACTCTGCTACTAAAGTAACAGGTTCTGAACTAGCTGGTGAACTAGTTGCTGCATTCGGTGGTAAAGAGAACATCACTAACCTTGATGCTTGTATCACTCGTCTACGTGTTTCTGTAGCGAATGTTGAAGCTGTAAACCAAGATAAACTAAAACAACTTGGTGCTGCTGGTGTTGTTGTAGCTGGTTCTGGTGTTCAAGCTATCTTCGGTACTAAGTCTGATAACCTTAAAACAGACATGAATGAGTGGATTAGCAACAACTAA